In Cryptomeria japonica chromosome 10, Sugi_1.0, whole genome shotgun sequence, a genomic segment contains:
- the LOC131032966 gene encoding uncharacterized protein LOC131032966 — MDNPLFGGSWGRFPERRSYQRPHYYHPNPYAANSYATPVKSESTPKVKAKKVVSIPINFVDSETTKSKKAPAMDENTAAVKIQSAFLGFCVRKSRPLNKLRVIMKTKAEAAEIRRRMNDEHVVELIRRDEKERVKMTEWIMSLLLRLDEIQGVIPFVRESRKAVIRELVNLEETVDDIIAAKPRQDAATEVSVTSEATVEDCTIVEENGSARCLEENPNEQFKRKELSGGAIEVSVSSEKALAEESLPSPMRDLQIEGSPEEDNNNIGAEVFEQSSSEDGKIVSGTMVDVVDKDAENLKRNKVDPSPAIPCTEEGVQLGNSRDDEEAGDKMREQVKAIEDIGLGREENEKLMRSVSDLFKKSEKQSEMIHDLSLRVSQLEEQVSQCNTKKKVGDGKKKSGGSKKKRDVHTNNRRRKSERYCFMEDWF, encoded by the coding sequence ATGGATAATCCTTTGTTTGGTGGATCTTGGGGTCGATTCCCTGAAAGACGATCTTATCAAAGGCCGCATTATTATCATCCAAACCCTTACGCTGCAAATTCGTACGCAACTCCAGTAAAATCGGAGAGCACGCCCAAGGTAAAGGCCAAGAAGGTCGTCTCAATTCCAATCAATTTCGTCGATTCTGAGACAACCAAATCTAAAAAGGCGCCCGCCATGGACGAAAATACAGCGGCTGTAAAAATTCAATCGGCTTTCCTAGGGTTTTGTGTGAGGAAGTCAAGGCCTCTAAACAAATTGAGGGTTATAATGAAAACCAAAGCAGAGGCTGCAGAAATTCGGAGGCGTATGAATGACGAACATGTTGTGGAGTTGATTAGACGAGATGAGAAGGAGCGGGTGAAAATGACGGAGTGGATCATGTCTCTACTGCTTAGGCTAGACGAAATTCAGGGAGTGATTCCTTTTGTACGAGAATCAAGAAAGGCTGTGATTCGTGAGCTGGTTAACTTGGAAGAGACTGTAGATGATATAATTGCAGCCAAACCCAGGCAAGATGCTGCTACAGAAGTTTCAGTAACTTCTGAAGCGACAGTGGAGGATTGCACCATTGTTGAAGAAAATGGATCTGCAAGGTGCTTGGAGGAGAATCCCAATGAGCAATTCAAGAGAAAGGAGTTGTCAGGGGGAGCAATTGAGGTCTCTGTGAGTAGTGAAAAAGCATTAGCAGAGGAGTCTTTGCCTTCTCCAATGCGAGATTTGCAAATTGAGGGTTCCCCTGAAGAAGACAATAATAACATTGGAGCAGAAGTTTTTGAACAGAGCTCTTCTGAAGATGGAAAAATTGTGTCTGGCACAATGGTtgatgttgttgataaagatgcagAGAATTTGAAAAGAAACAAAGTTGATCCATCACCTGCAATCCCTTGCACAGAGGAAGGTGTTCAATTAGGAAATTCAAGGGATGATGAAGAAGCAGGGGATAAGATGAGAGAGCAAGTAAAGGCCATTGAAGATATTGGCTTGGGAAGAGAAGAGAATGAGAAATTAATGAGGAGTGTATCTGATTTGTTCAAGAAAAGTGAGAAACAGAGTGAGATGATTCATGATCTGAGTCTGCGAGTTTCACAGTTGGAAGAGCAAGTATCTCAGTGCAACACAAAGAAAAAAGTTGGGGATGGAAAGAAGAAAAGTGGTGGATCTAAAAAGAAAAGAGATGTACATACAAACAACAGGAGAAGAAAATCTGAAAGATACTGCTTTATGGAGGATTGGTTTTGA
- the LOC131858847 gene encoding uncharacterized protein LOC131858847, translating to MANANKGSIVWNFLWESRNIITEHLSWQVRNGRMAKFWDDLWEGEKSLREMLEDQSWVNDVVNVMGDRVGQYFEGGLRGDMVRWKNIGIGSKGLFSKLEGILRSKTILVSEEEDTLFWCATKLGECSVKLGYEIQRYRLRDTVWLHKLCWNNGTLPKAGTFLWIALHDRVLTGS from the coding sequence ATGGCAAATGCAAATAAGGGATCTATTGTTTGGAATTTTTTATGGGAAAGTAGAAACATCATCACAGAACACCTATCTTGGCAAGTAAGGAATGGGCGGATGGCAAAATTTTGGGATGACTTGTGGGAAGGAGAGAAATCTCTTAGGGAGATGCTTGAAGATCAGAGTTGGGTGAATGATGTGGTGAATGTTATGGGGGACAGAGTGGGTCAGTATTTTGAAGGAGGACTAAGGGGAGACATGGTTAGGTGGAAGAATATAGGGATAGGAAGTAAGGGACTTTTTTCCAAACTGGAAGGAATTTTAAGGTCTAAGACAATCCTGGTGTCAGAGGAGGAAGACACTCTTTTCTGGTGTGCTACTAAATTAGGGGAGTGCAGTGTAAAGCTTGGCTATGAAATTCAAAGATATAGATTGAGGGATACTGTTTGGCTGCACAAGTTATGTTGGAATAATGGAACTCTTCCTAAAGCTGGAACCTTTCTTTGGATTGCCCTTCATGACAGGGTACTTACTGGGAGTTGA